The Paenibacillus yonginensis genome segment CAATGCTGCGCCGATTAACAGGGCCGCCAGGGCCCAAACACCGTAGCCGAGATTCGTGTGGGCTTCCAGCTGGTCGAAATATTGCTTGGTAATGAGACCCGGAATCAGCAAAGACATATGGACCAGCGTCCAGGCCAGCAGATTGGCTAAATAGATAACCGGGTGCAGCGAAAGCAAACGGATGAAGAAATGCCTGGTTTTCATGCGAGCACCTCCTCAAGGCCGACAGCCAGCATTCGGCTGAAACGGGAATCCGCATCTTCAGCCAGTGCCTGGGGCGGGCCTTCCTCCAGAATCCGTCCATCTTCCAGAATCAGTATCTGATCCGCCCGCTGCACGGTGGACAGTCTGTGGGCGATAATGATGCAGGTTCTCTGATCGAGCAGCTTGGTAATGGCTGCCTCTATCCGGCTCTCCGTAAGCGGGTCAAGCCGGGAGGAGGCTTCGTCCAGAATGACAAGTCCCGGATCGGTCAGAAATACCCGGGCGAAGGCCAGCAGCTGCGCTTCCCCGGCGGACAGGCTGCCGCCCCCGGAAGCCAGCCGCGAATCCAGTCCTTCCGGCATGCCTCTGTACCAGTCGCGAAGGCCGACCTCTTCCAGGACGGCAATGATCCGGTCATCCGGGATTCGCTCATCGAATAGAGTCAGGTTATCGCGTACTGTTCCTTCCAGAATTTCGATGTTCTGCGTCACCATCGCCACGCTGCTGCGCAGCTCATGCAGCTTGCACTGGCGAATGTCCAGACCGCCTAGCTCAATCGCTCCCTTCTGAGGGTCATAGAAGCGAAGAAGCAGCCGGGCGAGCGTTGTTTTGCCGCTGCCGGTACGCCCGAGCAGCCCCAGCGTTTGACCAGGCTCCAGCCGAACATTCAGCTGCCGGAGGGTCGGAGCGTCCTCCGGATCATAAGCAAAACTGAGATCGCGGATATTCAGGGAGAGGGGGCCTTTCGGCAGAGGAGCACCGGGCCCGTCTTGGATGGCCGATTCGGTTGCCAGCAGGTCTTGTACCCGGACAAGGCTGGCATCTGCCTTCTGCAAGTCCTCCAGCTGCGTCCGGATCTGTTCGATGGGTTTGGCAAGCAGCTCGGTATAGTAGAAGACCAGATAGATGCCGCCGATCGAAAGCTCGCCCCGCTTCCAGAGCAGCGCGCAGACGATAAAGGCGGCCGCATTGCCGAAGGCAAACACAAAGATGGTAGTGCCCCACATAAGGAAGAAACCAAAGAAGGCGCGGACACGGACCGGCAGCATCCGGCGGGCCAGTTCATAATAGCGGCCCATGACATAACCGGCTGCGCCGTTGGCGCGTGTATCCTCTGTGCCTTCCAGATGTTCGCCGATAAAGCCGTAGAACTCGGCGTTCAGCGCCCGCCACTTGGTCCAGACCGGCACGGCAAATTTGCGGATCCACTGGATCAGGAAGATCGCGCCGATAACAAAGGCGGTCATGACAACGCCGACCCAAAGATTTTCCCGGAACAACAGCACCAGGATGCCGAGCATCAGCATGGCGTTGCCCGCCATATGTATAATGAAACTCGAGAAGAAGTTAGCCAGCGAGTTGACATCTCCGTCTACCCTTTCAATCAGGGAACCGGAGGTTTGTCTTTTATGAAAAGACATATCGAGAGACAAGCAATGCTCCGCCAGATCGGCGCGCAGCTTGTTGGTCGTTTTCCACCCCAGATTTTCACTGAAATAGGCGGCGCAGACCGAAACGATCTGCTGGATGATCGAGAAGCCGATGAATAAGAAAGCTGCAACATACAGCGGCCTAAGGCTGCCCGTGCCTTGCGCGTTGTCAATGAAATACCGGATGATCTGCGGATTCACGAGCTGCAGCCCGATGGATGCAAATAATAAGACCGTGAGACTGATCATTAATTTGCGCTGCGGCAGGACATATCTGCCCAGAATCGTGCGGTATTTGCCCAGTTTGGGCCTTCGTGCCGTTTCTCCTGCTGTCAATTCCCCGGACATACTAAGAACACTCCTTTCCTTTCGCAATGGTAAATGTATCCTGTTCCTGGCGGAGAGTCAATGCCGAGATTGACTATAAATTCAGTCTGCAAGCCGTCTCCAAGCCCTTCCTATATCCTATATGGAAACGTATGTTCCTTCAAGGCGTAATGGGGATATTTTCTCCCGATCAGTTGAAAGGTTATGATAGATTTAGGGTGTAGTTCACCAAATAACTTCACACAGGATAGGAATACTGACGGAATGAACATAGCTTTGGATATGAAAACGGTCTTTACGCTTGTCGCCCTTGGTCATTTATGTACCCTGATTCTGATTTCCGCCTATCGAAGTAAATTCACGCAGGTTTCGGCTATTTACTGGTTCAGCCTCTCCAAGGGGCTTCAAGGGGCCGTATGGGGCTTGTCCGTCTTTCGGTTTGTCCTGCCGGACATGTTTGGGGTTGTGCTGCCCAATCTGATCTTGTTTGTCGCGGCTTGGCTGGAGATGGGGGCGGTGCTGAAAGCGATAGGCGGCATGAATCCGTTTATACGCCGGTTTATGCTCCTTCTTACAGCGGTCGGCCTGTCTGGCTATCTCCTTATCTTCT includes the following:
- a CDS encoding ABC transporter ATP-binding protein — translated: MSGELTAGETARRPKLGKYRTILGRYVLPQRKLMISLTVLLFASIGLQLVNPQIIRYFIDNAQGTGSLRPLYVAAFLFIGFSIIQQIVSVCAAYFSENLGWKTTNKLRADLAEHCLSLDMSFHKRQTSGSLIERVDGDVNSLANFFSSFIIHMAGNAMLMLGILVLLFRENLWVGVVMTAFVIGAIFLIQWIRKFAVPVWTKWRALNAEFYGFIGEHLEGTEDTRANGAAGYVMGRYYELARRMLPVRVRAFFGFFLMWGTTIFVFAFGNAAAFIVCALLWKRGELSIGGIYLVFYYTELLAKPIEQIRTQLEDLQKADASLVRVQDLLATESAIQDGPGAPLPKGPLSLNIRDLSFAYDPEDAPTLRQLNVRLEPGQTLGLLGRTGSGKTTLARLLLRFYDPQKGAIELGGLDIRQCKLHELRSSVAMVTQNIEILEGTVRDNLTLFDERIPDDRIIAVLEEVGLRDWYRGMPEGLDSRLASGGGSLSAGEAQLLAFARVFLTDPGLVILDEASSRLDPLTESRIEAAITKLLDQRTCIIIAHRLSTVQRADQILILEDGRILEEGPPQALAEDADSRFSRMLAVGLEEVLA